The DNA region ACACCAATTAGATATGCTTGGGACTTACAACACCAATACTTAACTGAATCTAATTTGACAAAAGGAATTAAAAGTTTAGTTGCACGTTATATTCTTTTCAAAATTAGAAACTGGGACTACAGAACAGCAAATAATGTAGATTTTTTTATTGCGAACAGTAAATTTGTAAAAAAAAGAATTCATAAAATATACAGAAGAGATTCTGATGTTATATATCCTGGCATCGATATTTCTGACTTTCACTTCTCTCCACTCAAAGAAAATTATTATCTCACTGCTTCACGCCTTGTTCCTTATAAAAAAATCGATTTAATCGTAAAATCCTTCAATAAACTTCCTAATAGACAACTTGTTGTGATTGGAGACGGCCCGCAACTAAAAAAAATTAAATCAATTGCGAATTCAAACATCATAATTCTTGGATATCAACCTACAGAAATTCTTCGACATCATTTACAAAAAGCAAAAGCTTTTATATTTGCAGCAGAAGAAGATTTTGGAATTATACCAATCGAAGCTCAAGCATGTGGAACACCTGTTATTGCATTTAAAAAAGGTGGTACTTTAGAAACAGTAATAGATGAAAAAACAGGAATTTTTTTTGACGATCAAACAGAAGAGTCAATTATTAATGCAGTAAATAATTTTGAGCGTTTTTTTAAATACGATCCTGAAATTATTCGAAATCATGCATCAAAATTCTCTAATTATGCATTTTCAAATAAATTTTACGCATTCGTTATAGAAAAATATAACGATTTTATTGCAAATAAATAGTCGGCCCTGAAAATATGACAATACACTGAAATATATCGATATTTACTCGGAGATATTGTATTTCAAATAACCAGTAATGCAGTGAAAAATGCATTTTCTGGTCGAAATGAAGGCATAAAAGGACAGGTAAATTATTCACATCCTGAACTCCCCGCATCTCAGCCTCGTACACGGAGTGGAGG from Desulfomicrobium apsheronum includes:
- a CDS encoding glycosyltransferase family 4 protein; translated protein: MKIAIIHDWLIYIAGAENVLAQILKIFPNSDLFSVINHLSKEDKKVLYDKNTKNTFIQNFPFSKKLYQKYLPFMPFAIEQLDVSSYDLIISSSYAVAKGVITGPNQLHICYCHTPIRYAWDLQHQYLTESNLTKGIKSLVARYILFKIRNWDYRTANNVDFFIANSKFVKKRIHKIYRRDSDVIYPGIDISDFHFSPLKENYYLTASRLVPYKKIDLIVKSFNKLPNRQLVVIGDGPQLKKIKSIANSNIIILGYQPTEILRHHLQKAKAFIFAAEEDFGIIPIEAQACGTPVIAFKKGGTLETVIDEKTGIFFDDQTEESIINAVNNFERFFKYDPEIIRNHASKFSNYAFSNKFYAFVIEKYNDFIANK